A genome region from Streptomyces sp. NBC_01296 includes the following:
- a CDS encoding transglycosylase domain-containing protein — MSDQSPPPGWTPRDPDTPAGPPAQESQQPRKPQRPSGEKQSRRAAEKAERKRKRTGWRRLVPTWRMVLGAVLLLALLVIGALIAGYLLVRIPPANAAATAQSNLYLYADGSQLARDGEVNRVNVPLSQIPRTVQEAVLAAEDRDFYSERAVDPKAMIRAAWNTATGKGTQSGSTITQQYVKNYYLGQEQTITRKVKEFFIAIKLGREKSKDYILEGYLNTSYFGRNAYGIQAAAQAYYGKDVGKLTTAEGAYLATLLNSPSAFDVVAHPQSRTRALARWNYVLDGMVKKQWLPAGERTATQFPEPGKVRPAAGLSGQRGYLVEAVKDYIVEHKILDEKTLAEGGYRITTTIDKRRQNAFVDAVDEKMVSKLDPEARKADRVVRAGGVSIDPATGKVVAMYGGIDYTKQYVNNATRHDYQVASTFKPFVFAAAVENDSRTQDGRLITPNTLYNGDNKRRVVGTRTPYAPENEGQLSYGNIPVTTATDLSVNAVFAQMVVDVGTAKVKKTAIDLGIPENTPNFVASPAMALGTMQASVLDMTQAYATLADHGRYTPYTLVEKVTKGSDSIRLPDRTPKQAVSREAADTTTSMLVSVVDNGTGTAALAAGHPSAGKTGTGELDRSAWFAAYTPDLVTVVSMMGQDPDTGALESLYGALDEARIGGGGYPARIWAQYTKTALEGSDPLDFDLELQPGAAPSPPPFIPSSPEPTPDESAPESPAPPSRPNRPNRPNRPTPPDGEQDQGGRNQGQDTEGGTTEGDTTGGQSNEGTTTGTTTGTTGTTGATTSGTTTGAAAGALGGVTGGRLRSRPPSEYLE; from the coding sequence ATGAGCGACCAGTCACCACCACCGGGCTGGACCCCTCGTGACCCGGACACCCCCGCAGGACCTCCCGCGCAGGAGTCGCAGCAGCCGAGGAAGCCGCAGCGGCCGTCCGGCGAGAAGCAGTCGCGCAGAGCCGCCGAGAAGGCCGAGCGGAAACGGAAGCGGACCGGCTGGCGCCGCCTCGTCCCCACCTGGCGCATGGTCCTCGGCGCCGTCCTGCTGCTCGCCCTGCTGGTCATCGGCGCCCTCATCGCCGGCTACCTGCTGGTCCGCATCCCGCCCGCCAACGCAGCCGCCACCGCTCAGTCCAACCTCTACCTCTACGCCGACGGCTCCCAGCTCGCCCGCGACGGCGAGGTCAACCGCGTCAACGTCCCGCTCTCGCAGATCCCCCGCACGGTCCAGGAGGCCGTACTGGCCGCGGAGGACCGGGACTTCTACTCCGAACGGGCGGTGGACCCCAAGGCGATGATCCGCGCCGCCTGGAACACGGCGACCGGCAAGGGCACCCAGTCCGGCTCGACCATCACCCAGCAGTACGTCAAGAACTACTACCTGGGCCAGGAACAGACGATCACGCGCAAGGTCAAAGAGTTCTTCATCGCGATCAAACTCGGCCGCGAAAAATCGAAGGACTACATCCTCGAGGGCTACCTCAACACCAGCTACTTCGGCCGCAACGCCTACGGCATCCAGGCCGCCGCCCAGGCCTACTACGGCAAGGACGTCGGCAAACTCACCACCGCCGAAGGCGCGTACCTCGCCACGCTCCTCAACTCCCCCAGCGCCTTCGACGTCGTCGCGCACCCCCAGAGCCGCACCCGCGCGCTCGCCCGCTGGAACTACGTACTCGACGGCATGGTCAAAAAGCAGTGGCTGCCCGCGGGCGAGCGGACCGCGACGCAGTTCCCCGAACCCGGCAAGGTCCGCCCCGCCGCCGGCCTCTCCGGACAGCGCGGCTACCTCGTCGAGGCCGTCAAGGACTACATCGTCGAACACAAGATCCTCGACGAGAAGACCCTCGCCGAGGGCGGCTACCGCATCACCACCACCATCGACAAGCGCCGCCAGAACGCCTTCGTCGACGCCGTCGACGAGAAGATGGTCAGCAAACTCGACCCGGAAGCCCGCAAGGCCGACCGCGTCGTACGGGCCGGCGGGGTCTCCATCGACCCGGCGACCGGCAAGGTCGTCGCCATGTACGGCGGCATCGACTACACCAAGCAGTACGTCAACAACGCGACCCGGCACGACTACCAAGTGGCCTCCACCTTCAAGCCGTTCGTGTTCGCCGCCGCTGTCGAGAACGACTCGCGCACCCAGGACGGTCGCCTGATCACCCCCAACACCCTCTACAACGGCGACAACAAGCGCCGCGTCGTCGGCACCCGGACCCCGTACGCCCCCGAGAACGAGGGCCAGTTGTCGTACGGGAACATCCCCGTCACCACCGCCACCGACCTCTCCGTCAACGCCGTGTTCGCCCAGATGGTCGTCGACGTCGGCACCGCCAAGGTCAAGAAGACCGCCATCGACCTCGGCATCCCCGAGAACACACCGAACTTCGTGGCGAGTCCCGCCATGGCCCTCGGCACCATGCAGGCCAGCGTCCTGGACATGACCCAGGCCTACGCGACCCTCGCCGACCACGGCCGCTACACCCCGTACACCCTCGTCGAGAAGGTCACCAAGGGCAGCGACAGCATCCGCCTGCCCGACCGCACCCCGAAGCAGGCCGTCAGCCGCGAAGCCGCCGACACCACCACGTCCATGCTGGTCAGCGTCGTCGACAACGGCACCGGTACGGCCGCCCTCGCCGCCGGACACCCGTCCGCCGGCAAGACGGGCACCGGCGAACTGGACCGCTCCGCCTGGTTCGCGGCGTACACCCCGGACCTGGTCACGGTCGTCTCGATGATGGGCCAGGACCCCGACACCGGCGCCCTGGAATCCCTGTACGGGGCGCTCGACGAGGCCCGGATCGGGGGCGGCGGCTACCCGGCCCGGATCTGGGCGCAGTACACGAAGACCGCCCTGGAGGGCAGCGACCCGCTGGACTTCGACCTCGAACTCCAGCCGGGCGCCGCCCCGTCCCCGCCGCCGTTCATCCCGAGCAGCCCGGAACCGACGCCGGACGAGAGCGCCCCGGAGTCCCCGGCACCGCCGAGCCGGCCGAACCGCCCGAACCGCCCGAACCGGCCGACACCGCCGGACGGCGAACAGGACCAGGGCGGCCGGAACCAGGGGCAGGACACCGAGGGCGGGACCACGGAAGGCGACACGACCGGAGGCCAGAGCAACGAGGGCACCACCACCGGGACGACCACCGGGACCACCGGGACCACCGGCGCCACGACATCGGGCACCACGACCGGCGCCGCCGCCGGCGCCCTGGGCGGCGTCACCGGCGGCCGCCTGCGCAGCCGCCCCCCGTCGGAATACCTGGAATAG
- a CDS encoding ABC transporter permease, whose protein sequence is MARRAWLYPAVAAGGFRRYATYGTATAAGVFTNTVFGFILAYTYIALWDERPGLGGYDQAQALTFVWVSQSLLAAGALIGGGFQEEMQERIRTGDIAVDLYRPADLQMWWLAADLGRAGFQLLGRGVVPLLAGALAFELALPVDPVRWLLFLVSVLLALVVSFGIRYLLGLAAFWLMDGTGINLMAVVVTIFCSGMLLPLTVFPGGFGEIVRVLPWAAMIQVPLDVLMGVHFGAGGAVRALGFQAGWAFVLLGTGRLLQSAATRKVVVQGG, encoded by the coding sequence ATGGCTCGCAGAGCGTGGCTCTATCCGGCCGTCGCGGCCGGCGGGTTCAGGCGCTACGCCACGTACGGGACGGCGACGGCGGCAGGGGTGTTCACCAACACCGTCTTCGGCTTCATCCTCGCGTACACGTACATCGCGCTGTGGGACGAGCGGCCCGGACTCGGCGGCTACGACCAGGCGCAGGCGCTGACGTTCGTCTGGGTGAGCCAGTCGCTGCTCGCCGCGGGCGCGCTCATCGGCGGCGGCTTCCAGGAAGAGATGCAGGAGCGCATCCGTACGGGTGACATCGCCGTCGACCTGTACCGGCCGGCCGATCTGCAGATGTGGTGGCTCGCGGCCGATCTGGGGCGCGCGGGCTTCCAGTTGCTCGGGCGCGGGGTGGTGCCGCTGCTCGCGGGGGCGCTGGCGTTCGAGCTGGCACTGCCCGTCGATCCGGTGCGCTGGCTGCTGTTCCTGGTGTCCGTCCTGCTCGCGCTGGTCGTCAGCTTCGGGATCCGGTACCTGCTGGGGCTGGCCGCGTTCTGGCTGATGGACGGGACCGGGATCAACCTGATGGCCGTCGTCGTCACGATCTTCTGCTCCGGGATGCTGCTGCCGCTGACGGTGTTCCCGGGCGGCTTCGGCGAGATCGTCCGCGTCCTGCCGTGGGCGGCGATGATCCAGGTGCCGCTGGACGTGCTGATGGGCGTGCACTTTGGCGCCGGGGGCGCGGTGCGGGCGCTGGGCTTCCAGGCGGGATGGGCGTTCGTACTGCTGGGCACGGGACGGCTGTTGCAGTCGGCGGCGACGCGGAAGGTGGTGGTCCAGGGTGGCTGA
- a CDS encoding ABC transporter permease, translated as MAEAVVAAARRPGELADVPPRNRTVEGLRGYGLIVAMWVRSTMTYRTSFLLSTFGNAAITLLDFVAIWIMFSHVDVLGGFALPEIALLYGSASASLGLADLLLGNTDRIGVRIRDGSLDTMLVRPVPVLAQVAADRFALRRVGRIAQGLAVLVWAVSELDVDWTAGKVWLMPVMVVAGAAIFGAVMVAGAAFQFVAGDAAEVQNSFTYGGNTMLQYPPTVFGKDLLRGVTFVVPLAFVNWLPALYVLGRPDPLGLPGWVAFLSPLVAVVVFVPASLVWRAGLRSYRSTGS; from the coding sequence GTGGCTGAGGCGGTGGTGGCCGCGGCGCGGCGGCCCGGGGAACTCGCGGACGTACCGCCGCGGAACCGGACCGTGGAGGGGCTGCGCGGCTACGGGCTGATCGTGGCGATGTGGGTCCGGTCGACGATGACGTACCGGACGTCCTTCCTGCTCTCCACGTTCGGGAACGCGGCGATCACGCTCCTCGACTTCGTCGCGATCTGGATCATGTTCTCGCACGTGGACGTGCTCGGCGGCTTCGCGCTGCCCGAGATCGCCCTGCTGTACGGCTCCGCCTCGGCCTCCTTGGGCCTCGCGGACCTGCTCCTCGGCAATACGGACCGCATCGGCGTCCGGATCCGCGACGGCTCGCTCGACACCATGCTGGTGCGCCCGGTCCCGGTGCTCGCGCAGGTCGCGGCGGACCGCTTCGCGCTGCGGCGGGTGGGGCGGATCGCGCAGGGCCTGGCGGTGCTGGTCTGGGCGGTCTCCGAGCTGGACGTGGACTGGACGGCCGGGAAGGTGTGGCTGATGCCGGTGATGGTCGTGGCCGGGGCGGCGATCTTCGGGGCGGTGATGGTGGCCGGGGCGGCGTTCCAGTTCGTCGCCGGGGACGCCGCGGAGGTGCAGAACTCCTTCACGTACGGCGGGAACACGATGCTCCAGTACCCGCCGACGGTGTTCGGGAAGGACCTGCTGCGCGGGGTCACCTTCGTCGTGCCGCTGGCCTTCGTGAACTGGCTGCCCGCCCTGTACGTGCTGGGGCGGCCCGATCCGCTGGGGCTGCCGGGGTGGGTGGCGTTCCTGAGCCCGCTGGTGGCGGTGGTGGTGTTCGTACCCGCGTCGCTGGTGTGGCGTGCGGGTCTTCGTTCGTACCGGAGTACGGGGAGCTGA
- a CDS encoding ABC transporter ATP-binding protein, which produces MGTDVLIELDGVEKVFDVRRRVGLMRREKRQVRAVDGISFEVARGEVVGYIGPNGAGKSTTIKMLTGILTPSGGRLRVAGIDPARERMRLAHRIGVVFGQRTTLWWDLPLKDSYGLMRRMYRIPAARFKENLERCVDRLDLAELLDVPVRQLSLGQRMRGDIAAALLHDPDVLYLDEPTIGLDVVSKAKVRGFLRQLNAELGTTVLLTTHDLQDIEQLCERVMVIDHGRLMYDGALGGLHSMGEGGGERTLVVDLERELPEISVPGARVVKVDGPRQWLAFPAGTSAAPLVAEVAARYPLLDLSVREPDIEDVIARMYAGRG; this is translated from the coding sequence GTGGGCACGGATGTGCTGATCGAGCTGGACGGGGTCGAGAAGGTCTTCGACGTACGGCGCCGGGTGGGCCTGATGCGGCGGGAGAAACGGCAGGTCAGGGCGGTTGACGGGATCAGCTTCGAGGTGGCGCGGGGGGAGGTGGTCGGCTACATCGGGCCCAACGGCGCCGGGAAGTCGACCACGATCAAGATGCTGACCGGCATCCTCACCCCCAGCGGCGGCCGGCTGCGCGTCGCGGGGATCGACCCGGCGCGGGAGCGGATGCGGCTGGCGCACCGGATCGGGGTGGTGTTCGGGCAGCGGACCACGCTGTGGTGGGACCTGCCGCTGAAGGACTCGTACGGGCTGATGCGGCGGATGTACCGGATCCCGGCGGCGCGGTTCAAGGAGAACCTGGAGCGCTGCGTGGACCGCCTCGACCTGGCCGAGCTGCTCGACGTACCGGTGCGGCAGCTGTCGCTGGGCCAGCGGATGCGCGGGGACATCGCGGCGGCGCTGCTGCACGATCCGGACGTGCTGTACCTGGACGAGCCGACGATCGGGCTCGACGTGGTGAGCAAGGCGAAGGTACGGGGCTTCCTGCGGCAGTTGAACGCGGAGCTCGGCACGACCGTGCTGCTCACGACCCATGACCTGCAGGACATCGAGCAGCTGTGCGAGCGGGTGATGGTGATCGACCACGGGCGGCTGATGTACGACGGGGCGCTGGGCGGTCTGCACTCGATGGGGGAGGGCGGCGGCGAGCGGACGCTGGTGGTGGACCTGGAGCGGGAGCTTCCGGAGATCAGCGTGCCGGGGGCGCGGGTGGTGAAGGTGGACGGCCCGCGGCAGTGGCTGGCGTTCCCGGCGGGGACCTCGGCGGCGCCCCTGGTGGCGGAGGTGGCGGCGCGGTACCCGCTGCTGGACCTGTCGGTCCGGGAGCCGGACATCGAGGACGTGATCGCGCGGATGTACGCGGGGCGGGGGTGA
- a CDS encoding DUF1707 SHOCT-like domain-containing protein: MTDERPEKPLPELRASDADRDRVVERLRDAVAEGRIDMEEFEERLEAAYKSKTYAELEPLTSDLPAPGAPSMAIAASGPAPVPASGDGSWTSRIGGAGLPAGSSPAVAVMSSFQRKGNWTVPARLDAVAFWGGGELDLREANFAQREVVINCVAIMGGIQITVPPGVDVDVRGFGFMGAFDQRDTPGPVAPGAPRVVVTGFAFWGGVEIKTKSPKRPKPLPGGPNLRKEL, translated from the coding sequence ATGACTGACGAGCGGCCGGAGAAGCCGTTGCCGGAGCTGAGGGCGTCGGACGCCGACCGTGACCGGGTGGTGGAGCGTCTGCGGGACGCCGTCGCCGAGGGCCGGATCGACATGGAGGAGTTCGAGGAGCGGCTGGAGGCTGCGTACAAGTCGAAGACGTACGCCGAACTGGAACCGCTGACCAGCGACTTGCCGGCACCGGGCGCACCCTCGATGGCGATTGCTGCGTCGGGCCCGGCCCCGGTGCCTGCTTCGGGGGACGGCTCGTGGACGTCCAGGATCGGGGGCGCCGGTCTGCCGGCGGGATCGTCGCCGGCCGTCGCGGTCATGTCGTCGTTCCAGCGCAAGGGCAACTGGACGGTGCCCGCCCGCCTGGACGCGGTGGCGTTCTGGGGCGGCGGCGAGCTCGACCTGCGCGAGGCGAACTTCGCGCAGCGGGAGGTGGTCATCAACTGCGTCGCGATCATGGGCGGGATCCAGATCACCGTCCCGCCGGGCGTGGACGTCGACGTCCGGGGCTTCGGCTTCATGGGCGCCTTCGATCAGCGCGACACCCCGGGCCCGGTCGCCCCGGGTGCCCCGCGGGTGGTCGTGACGGGCTTCGCCTTCTGGGGCGGCGTCGAGATCAAAACCAAATCCCCCAAGCGCCCCAAACCCCTGCCCGGCGGCCCGAACCTCCGCAAGGAGCTGTAG
- a CDS encoding DUF445 domain-containing protein, which translates to MDNRTNAVGTGTGTGGFVFSEADEERRRGVRRMKTTATGLLILVALVYVLTTWAEHSGAGGWAGYVRAAAEAGMVGALADWFAVTALFRRPLGLPIPHTAIIPTKKDQLGVSLGEFVGENFLSPDVVRARLHALRIGSRLGAWLAEPAHADRVTAELATALRGALTVLRDSDVQAVVGEAITRRAETAEIAPGIGKTLEKVVADGGHRRVVDLVCVKAHDWLVTHGESVMGAVQGGAPGWTPRFVDRKVGERVYKELLRFLTEMRDMPEHPARGAVDRFLTDFAADLQSDRDTRARVERLKSEILQREEVQDVIASAWTAIRSMIISAAEDEQSELRLRVRSSLLSLGARLATDGRLQDKVEGWIEGAVVYVVTNYRAEITSLITDTVAGWDAEHTSRKIEAHIGRDLQFIRINGTVVGALAGLLIYAVSQAFGA; encoded by the coding sequence ATGGACAACCGCACCAACGCCGTAGGCACTGGCACTGGAACCGGCGGCTTCGTGTTCAGCGAGGCCGACGAGGAGCGCCGGCGCGGCGTCCGCCGGATGAAGACCACCGCCACCGGTCTGCTGATCCTGGTCGCGCTGGTCTACGTACTGACCACCTGGGCAGAGCACTCCGGAGCCGGCGGCTGGGCCGGCTACGTCCGGGCCGCCGCCGAGGCCGGCATGGTCGGCGCGCTCGCGGACTGGTTCGCCGTCACCGCGCTGTTCCGGCGCCCGCTCGGCCTGCCCATCCCGCACACCGCGATCATCCCGACCAAGAAGGACCAGCTCGGCGTCTCCCTCGGAGAGTTCGTCGGCGAGAACTTCCTCTCCCCGGACGTGGTCCGCGCCCGCCTGCACGCCCTCCGGATCGGCAGCCGGCTCGGAGCCTGGCTGGCCGAGCCCGCGCACGCGGACCGGGTCACGGCCGAGCTGGCCACCGCGCTGCGCGGAGCCCTGACCGTACTGCGCGATTCCGATGTGCAGGCCGTCGTGGGCGAGGCCATCACCCGGCGGGCCGAGACCGCCGAGATCGCGCCGGGGATCGGCAAGACGCTGGAGAAGGTCGTCGCGGACGGCGGGCACCGCCGCGTCGTCGACCTCGTCTGCGTCAAGGCCCACGACTGGCTGGTGACGCACGGGGAGTCGGTGATGGGCGCGGTCCAGGGCGGCGCGCCCGGCTGGACCCCGCGGTTCGTGGACCGCAAGGTCGGCGAGCGCGTGTACAAGGAACTGCTCCGCTTCCTGACCGAGATGCGGGACATGCCGGAGCACCCGGCGCGCGGGGCGGTGGACCGGTTCCTGACGGACTTCGCGGCCGACCTCCAGTCGGACAGGGACACCCGGGCCCGGGTGGAGCGCCTGAAGTCCGAGATCCTGCAGCGCGAGGAGGTCCAGGACGTGATCGCCTCCGCCTGGACCGCGATCCGGTCGATGATCATCTCGGCGGCGGAGGACGAGCAGAGCGAGCTGCGGCTGCGGGTCCGCTCCTCGCTGCTGTCGCTGGGGGCGCGGCTGGCGACGGACGGCCGGCTCCAGGACAAGGTGGAGGGCTGGATCGAGGGCGCGGTGGTGTACGTGGTGACGAACTACCGGGCCGAGATCACCTCGCTGATCACGGACACGGTGGCCGGGTGGGACGCCGAGCACACATCGCGGAAGATCGAGGCCCACATCGGCCGGGACCTGCAGTTCATCCGCATCAACGGCACGGTGGTCGGCGCCCTGGCCGGACTGCTGATCTACGCGGTGTCGCAGGCGTTCGGCGCGTAG
- a CDS encoding GNAT family N-acetyltransferase: MICYGQAVLDLADELVDAYADVFSAPPWNEDEETIRQFAVRLQADARRRGFRTALAQSTAGIDGFATGWLTPASFPKARGYTQVAAQLGPERVRELLTGALEIGELAVRPYARGHGTGRALLTEITADAPDRRAWLLTSRLATDTVATYRRLGWHEVTARPGTQTGVIVFLSPDHPGR; the protein is encoded by the coding sequence GTGATCTGCTACGGACAGGCCGTCCTCGACCTCGCGGACGAACTGGTCGACGCCTATGCCGACGTCTTCTCCGCTCCGCCGTGGAACGAGGACGAAGAAACCATTCGCCAGTTCGCGGTCCGCCTCCAGGCCGACGCCCGGCGCCGCGGTTTCCGTACGGCTCTCGCCCAGTCGACGGCCGGCATCGACGGCTTCGCCACGGGCTGGCTCACCCCGGCGTCCTTCCCCAAGGCCCGCGGGTACACCCAGGTCGCGGCGCAGCTGGGCCCGGAGCGGGTGCGGGAACTCCTGACGGGTGCGCTGGAGATAGGCGAGCTCGCCGTACGCCCCTACGCGCGCGGCCACGGCACGGGCCGGGCCCTGCTCACCGAGATCACCGCCGACGCCCCGGACCGGCGGGCCTGGCTGCTGACCTCCCGCCTGGCGACCGACACGGTGGCCACGTACCGGCGCCTGGGCTGGCACGAGGTCACGGCCCGGCCGGGCACGCAGACAGGGGTGATCGTCTTCCTGTCCCCGGACCACCCGGGCCGCTAG
- a CDS encoding very short patch repair endonuclease, translated as METLETTAVVRRRMSRQKSRNTGVEVALRKLLHGSGLRYRIHRRPVKGVRREADIVFGPARVAVFVDGCFWHGCPEHATWPRNNADFWRKKIEGNRSRDLDTDARLSDAGWLSVRIWEHDDPAEAAERVIATVAERREALGAPVRNGRSEVI; from the coding sequence GTGGAGACACTCGAGACGACGGCCGTGGTGCGTCGGCGCATGAGCCGCCAGAAGAGCCGCAACACCGGGGTCGAGGTTGCCCTGCGCAAGCTGTTGCATGGCTCCGGGCTGCGTTACAGGATTCACCGGCGCCCCGTGAAGGGCGTTCGCCGGGAGGCGGACATCGTGTTCGGGCCCGCGCGTGTGGCGGTCTTCGTCGACGGTTGCTTTTGGCACGGCTGCCCGGAGCATGCGACCTGGCCTCGGAACAACGCAGACTTCTGGCGGAAGAAGATCGAAGGCAACCGGAGCCGGGACCTCGACACGGACGCCCGCCTTTCCGATGCCGGCTGGCTTTCCGTGCGGATCTGGGAGCACGACGACCCGGCCGAGGCGGCGGAGCGGGTCATCGCCACGGTTGCGGAACGTCGTGAGGCGCTCGGTGCCCCTGTGAGAAATGGCCGCAGCGAAGTTATTTGA
- a CDS encoding helix-turn-helix transcriptional regulator, with protein sequence MDISQDELADRVGLTRAAVSAWVNGRSEPRDDTKRLLAEVFGTDAASLEARVSDVVTTLPLRWHHRRAHADGGREYGNAAAFAFDADMAVLTREATQNSLDERLDTGAPVRVAYTLHELTGSRLKKFLDALHWDELLPHYEQAAGAPQKVSRSLRAALDDLATGDSLLLLRVDDCNATGLTGPEYADGRFAAVVRRQLDSHKTSGSRAGGSYGLGKATLWATSRFGLVLVNSTLSEAHEGRTERRVIGRLDLPWHEVDGAAYAGPAWFGEPDTAPDHRNVARSWWAAEDTVRDLHLERSGAAPGTSFLIVGAHDASGDAEDLRDIHDKIVRSLADGFWAAMVGGRRAGPLLEATVRTLRDGQVVVPEERVDPFARHPALCRALRAYLDEETVDALTSEEQVAAVEVPIVVSPRKGQVGEKGIRHAAVLLLTPAADGDEKHSRVVCMRGNRMTITEHRPRELPPGSIPFQAVLLAGYATERDGQDVALAEAFLRASEPPEHDRWDRTEELTSLYVRGALTRLKEFRAEIDKAARGLVQRETAPRAEGPAGLRELLRLDYSGPTQRRSAPFPIVDRLNATLEPSGAWSVAVTVKLPHADDPWLLTPVAKFDVRSGGRPVVDWASLAATDNCRLERGNLAVDAGVRRAVFHGVTDPATHPVRGALARLVIEVQKARGGVA encoded by the coding sequence ATGGACATATCCCAGGACGAACTGGCCGACCGTGTGGGCCTCACGCGCGCGGCGGTTTCTGCTTGGGTGAACGGCCGTTCGGAACCCAGGGATGACACGAAACGGCTCCTCGCCGAGGTATTCGGAACGGATGCGGCATCCTTGGAGGCTCGCGTGAGTGACGTCGTCACCACTTTGCCCCTGCGTTGGCACCACCGACGGGCGCATGCCGACGGCGGCCGCGAGTACGGAAACGCCGCCGCATTCGCCTTCGACGCAGACATGGCGGTCCTCACCCGCGAGGCCACCCAGAACTCGCTCGACGAACGACTGGACACAGGGGCTCCGGTCCGGGTCGCGTACACGCTCCACGAGCTCACCGGCAGCCGCCTGAAGAAATTCCTCGACGCGCTGCACTGGGACGAGCTCCTCCCGCACTACGAGCAGGCTGCGGGCGCGCCGCAGAAGGTGTCCCGCAGCCTCCGCGCGGCGCTGGACGACCTAGCGACCGGGGATTCCCTCCTCCTGCTTCGGGTGGACGACTGCAACGCGACCGGCCTCACCGGCCCGGAGTACGCGGACGGCCGCTTCGCGGCAGTCGTCCGTCGACAGCTGGACAGCCACAAGACATCCGGCAGTCGGGCGGGCGGCTCGTACGGCCTGGGCAAGGCCACCCTGTGGGCGACCAGCCGTTTCGGTCTCGTTCTGGTCAACTCCACTCTGTCCGAGGCTCACGAGGGTCGGACCGAGCGACGGGTGATCGGTCGACTCGACCTTCCGTGGCACGAGGTCGACGGTGCCGCCTATGCCGGGCCCGCCTGGTTCGGCGAGCCCGACACCGCCCCGGATCACAGAAACGTGGCCCGTTCGTGGTGGGCCGCCGAAGACACCGTGCGGGACCTGCATCTCGAACGCAGCGGCGCCGCCCCAGGCACGTCGTTCCTCATCGTCGGCGCCCATGACGCGTCGGGGGATGCCGAGGATCTTCGCGATATCCACGACAAAATCGTCAGGTCCCTGGCGGACGGGTTCTGGGCCGCCATGGTCGGCGGCCGGCGCGCCGGTCCGTTGCTGGAGGCGACCGTGCGGACCCTGAGGGACGGCCAAGTGGTTGTTCCCGAGGAGCGGGTCGATCCCTTCGCGAGGCACCCCGCCCTGTGTCGGGCGCTCCGGGCGTACCTCGACGAGGAGACGGTCGACGCTCTCACCTCCGAGGAACAGGTGGCCGCGGTCGAGGTCCCGATCGTGGTGTCGCCGCGCAAGGGGCAGGTTGGGGAGAAGGGGATCCGGCATGCTGCGGTGCTGCTGCTGACGCCCGCTGCCGACGGGGACGAGAAGCACAGCCGGGTCGTGTGCATGCGGGGCAACCGCATGACGATCACCGAGCACCGCCCGCGTGAGCTGCCTCCGGGCTCCATTCCCTTCCAAGCGGTACTCCTCGCCGGATACGCGACCGAGCGGGACGGACAGGACGTTGCTCTCGCCGAGGCGTTCCTCCGGGCGTCGGAACCGCCGGAACACGATCGATGGGATCGAACCGAAGAGCTCACCTCGCTGTACGTGCGGGGGGCGCTCACGCGGCTGAAGGAGTTTCGGGCCGAGATCGACAAGGCCGCACGAGGCCTGGTTCAGCGGGAGACGGCTCCGCGTGCGGAGGGCCCGGCGGGTTTGCGGGAACTGCTGCGCCTGGACTACAGCGGACCCACGCAGCGCCGTTCCGCGCCTTTCCCGATCGTGGACCGGCTCAACGCCACGCTGGAGCCGTCCGGAGCGTGGAGCGTGGCCGTGACGGTGAAGCTTCCCCATGCCGACGACCCTTGGCTGCTGACGCCGGTCGCGAAGTTCGACGTGCGCTCGGGTGGGAGGCCGGTGGTCGACTGGGCGAGCTTGGCCGCCACGGACAACTGCCGCCTCGAGCGCGGCAATCTCGCTGTCGATGCCGGAGTGCGGCGGGCGGTGTTCCACGGTGTCACCGACCCGGCCACACACCCTGTGCGCGGGGCTTTGGCCCGTCTCGTCATCGAGGTCCAGAAGGCTCGTGGAGGTGTCGCGTGA